Part of the Desulfovibrio desulfuricans DSM 642 genome is shown below.
GCTGTAACTGCCGATGATGAGCAGCGCCGACAGGGTTTGTTGGATGTGCTTCAGAACCAGACCATCACAAGCGTGCTCCAGCCCATTGTTTCCCTTCGCGATGGCGCTGTTTTTGGTTATGAAGCGCTTGGCCGCGGCCCTGCCGGAACTCCGCTTGAAAATCCCGAAGCCCTTATTCAGTGCGCGCTGGAAAATGGGCGCATGCTTGAGCTTGAGCATCTCTTCCGGCGTAGCGCCCTGCGCGCTGCCCGCCAGATGCCAACGGGCATCCGTCTGTTCCTCAATGTAAATCCCAACATCATTCAGGATTCCCATTTCGGCATGGGCTTCACCAAGGAATACCTGACCCGCTTTGCCATCAGTGCCGAAGATATTGTTTTTGAAATCACCGAGCGCGAATCGGTTGTGAACCTGCGCGGCTTCAAGCAGATTATCGAGCATTACAAAGGCCAGAATTATCAGATCAGCATCGACGATGCGGGCGCAGGCTATTCCGGCCTCAACCTTATATCTGACGTGCAACCGCATTTCATCAAGCTCGATATGCAGCTTATACGTGGGGTGGATAAAGACCTCACCCGGCAGGCGCTCATCAAGAGCATGCAGGAATTTGCGGCGCTCACCAATACGCGCATCATTGCTGAGGGCATAGAAACCGAAGAAGAGCTGGCAACCCTCATCAGTTTTGATGTGCCCTACGGGCAGGGCTATTTTCTCCGCAGGCCAGATCCCACGCCTCGGGCAGTGGATCCCGTGGCCCTTCAGGTCATTCACCGCGAAAATAAAATAAAAAACAGATTTTTCGGCGCGCGCGTTCACAAGTTTCATGTGCGGCACATTTGCCGCCCCGGCACTGTTGTGCCGCCGCACATGCCCATACGCAGCGTAGTTGATCTGTTTGAGAAAAACAGCAAGCTCAACGGCCTGTGCGTGGTCATGGGCGAACTGCCTGTCGGCGCGCTCACGCGCAACCGCCTGCACGAACAATTGAGCGGCAGGTTCGGCTTTTCCCTCTTTGCCGACAAGGCCGTGGAGGCGGTCATGGACCGCTCTTTTTTATGTGTAGACCACCAGTGCACCATTGATCTGGTTGCGCGTCAGGCCATGCGCCGTGATGACGCCAAACTCTATGATTTTGTCACCGTAACCCGTGAGGGGCGCTATCAGGGTGTGGTAACAGTCAAGGAACTGCTCGAAAAGAGCATCGAACTGGAAGTCGCCAACGCGCGTCAGCTTAATCCTCTTTCAGAACTGCCCGGCAACGCGCTCATAGATATCGAGCTGGAACGGCTTGTGCGCCTTGGTTTGCCGCGCATTGTCCTCTACTTCGATATCGACAACTTCAAGGCTTACAACGACAAATACGGCTTTAAAAATGGTGACAGGGCGCTCAAGCGCCTCTCGTCCATCATCAAGGAAAGCGCGAGCGAGGATGATTTTGTAGGCCATATCGGCGGTGATGACTTTATCGCCGTAACAGATGCCCTTACGGCCCCTGATGTGTGCAAAACCATCGTCTCTGCCTTTAACGACAGCGTGCCTGCCTTTTACAGTGCCGATGACGTCCAGCGCGGTTACATTGAGGGCAAAAGCCGCAGCAATATTGAAGAGCGCTTCCCGCTCATGTCCCTGACGATTGTTGGAGTCAATGCCAGCAATTTTCAGAGCAGTTTTGATCTGGCGCGCGCCGCCGCAACCCTGAAAAAGCAGTGCAAACGCATCAGCGGCAGTAATTACCAGCTTGAAGCGTAACGATTATTGCTGCCCCCAAGGCGGCAGCAAGCAAACTACGGGAGTACTCATGAAGCTGACCACGAAACTGGTTCTTTCGTTCAGCAGCATCATTTTTCTTATGCTGGCACTGTTCGGCGTATACTACGTCAATACCGATCGTATTGATCACGCTGTCAGTCATATGGATCAGCAGTATGTGCCGTCGCTTGTGGCGGTGCAGACCATGACGTCCCTGCTGTATTCGGCTCGTTCCGATCTGGCGGCGCTTACTCCGCATACGGATAAAGTAACCATTGCCGAGTATCGCGACCGCATCAAGCGCGCACTCAAGCAGTTTGCGCAGCACGCCAAGGCCTATCAGACTTTGATTGAGACGCGTAAACAGGCTGGTGAGCCGGTGGATGATGAACTGTGGGGCAACATCACGGCCCAGTTGCATGCGGAGGAAGCCACACGCGAAGAAATTATCCGTCTGGCGGGCGAGGGTGATACGGATGGCTCCATTGCGCTGTTCACCCGCAGCAGGGCTGATTTTATCCGCCTTGCGCGCTATTTTGACCAGCTTGTGCAGCACGACGTGCAGCGCAGTCAGGAGGCTGCGGCAGGTGCGCAGGAAATTGCGCGGCAGTCGCGCATGGCCGGGGCCGTGCTCGCCATCGTGGGCATACTGTTCAGCATTGCGGTTACGGCGGGCATCACGCTTGCCATCAAGCGCCAGCTCGGCAAAGACCCGGCGCAGTTGCAGCTCATAGCGGGCCGCGTGGCTGAAGGGGATTATGACCTTGAGCACTCTGGCCGCCAGCAAGGGGTGTACGCCTCGCTGGTGCTTATGGTTCAGGCATTGAAGGTGCATATAGAAAGTGCGCGCAGTGAATCGGAAAAAGCGCGGGAAGAATCCGCCAGGGCCAATGCCGCCCTGCAACAGGCTGAAGTGGCGGAGCGCGATGCCCGTGCAAAAACAGAAGCCATGCAGCAGGTGGCCGAGGCGCTGGAAGAAGTGACCCATGTTGTGGCCACTGCCTCCGGTCAGGTTGGTGAAACCATCCGGCAGGCAGAAGAAAGCGCCGACAGCACGGCTCAAAGGCTCACGGAAGCCGCCACTGGCATGGAGCAGATGAACGCCACCGTGGGCGAGGTTGCGCAGAATGCCGCCGTGGCCTCTGACTCCTCGGCAGAAACCCGCCAAAAAGCAGAGAACGGGGCCAAGGTGGTTCGCCACGCTCTGGAGAGTATTGAAACCGTGCGCTCCACCTCCTTGCGTCTCAAGGATGATATGGAGCAGCTTGGCGGGCATGCGCATGCGATTACCCGTATTATGAACGTTATTTCGGATATTGCGGATCAGACCAATCTGCTCGCCCTCAATGCCGCCATTGAGGCCGCTCGGGCTGGCGATGCCGGGCGCGGTTTTGCCGTGGTGGCGGACGAAGTGCGCAAACTGGCGGAAAAAACAATGGCTTCCACCCACGATGTGGATACGGCCATCAAGGCTATTCAGCAAAGCGTGGCCCATAGCGCCGCCTCTGTGGAGGAGGCGGTACAAGGAATCTCGCTGGCAACCGAAGCTGCCCAGCAGTCAGGGCAGGCGCTGGAGGGCATTGTGGGAACAGTGGAAGAAACCGCCAATCAGGTCAGCGCAATTGCCACCGCCAGCGAGCAGCAGGCTGTGGCCACTGACCAGATCAACCGCACTATTGGCGATGTTACCAGCCTTTCGCGGCAAACCGCAGTTGCCATGAGCGCAGCCTCGCGCGCCGTGGCCGGGCTTTCTGCCCAAGCCCAGAATCTTGAAGGCCTCATTGAGCAGATGCAGAACTGCTGAGGCAAAAATTATCCCGTCACAAAAAAGAAGCCCCTTCAATGAAGGGGCTTCTTGCGTTCATAATTGGTTCAGGTGCCGCAGCTGTGGCGGGCTGCGGGCAAGGCGTTATTTATTGACGTAGGCCTTGCCCAGTTCCAGCGCCTTGAGGTTGGATTCCTGCAATTTCGCGGGCAGGAATTTTTTGATGGCGGCTTCCAGCGCGTCCACGCCAAAGGGCAGCACGCCAGAAGAACAGACCACGCTCAGGAGCACGGTGTTGCCGCTTTGCACGGAACCGGCCTGCATGCCAAGCTCACGGCAGGGCACAAAGTGGCACTGCCCCGCAACCTGACGGGTTTTTTCCATAATGTGCGGCATATCGGGGTACACTGCCTTGCCCAGCGAAACGCTGAGGGGTGGCAGGGCATCACTGCTGGAAAAGATTGCGCCGCCTGGCTGCAAATAAGGCAGGGCGCGCAGGGTTTCCAGCGGCTCAAAGCCAAGCAGCACATCCGCTTCGCCGTAATCCAGCTTGGGGGAACGCCAGCCGCCAAGCAGCATAACAGATTCCACCACGCCGCCGCGCTGGGCCATGCCGTGCACTTCGCCAGCCACCACATCCAGTCCGGCTTCCAGCGCTGTGCGGGCCAGCAGGGTTGTGGCCGTCAGGGTTCCCTGACCGCCCACGCCGGTAAAGAATATACGCATCCGCTTCTGCATTTCGTGTGTCTTCATAATATCTCCCTACCGCTTCCGCGCCTTGAAGGCCGTGGGCGCAACCTGCAAACAGACCATGCAGCCTGTGCAGAGCGTGGCGTCTACAGCAAGATTGTCGCCCTCGCGGTAAAAGGCGGGGCAGGCCAGCTGCTCAAGGCAGCGCATGGCTTCCGGTCCCTGCTGGGCCACCTCGGCCACCTGGGGCTGGGCCTTTTTGAGCTGACGGCGGGCATACAGCACGCAGGGCTCTTCGGTAATCAGCACGCGCACGCCGCTCTGGGCCTTCATTTCTTCCAGCGCCTTGGTGACGGCCTTGACGTTGAAGGAGCGCACCTTGGTGCACTGGGTAATGCCCATGGCGCGTACAATGGCTTCAATATCCATGTGCTGGCTCATGGAGCCAAGCATGTCCTGCACCATGCCGGGGTTGGGCTGATGGCCGGTCATGGCCGTGGTGCCGTTGTCCAGAATGACCAGAATGACGTCATGCTGGTTGAAAACCGCGTTGGCAAGGCCCGTCATGCCGGAGTGGAAGAACGTGGAGTCGCCGATAAAGGCCACAACGGGCTTTCCCGATGCGCGAGCAAAGCCGCTGCCTGCGGAGATGGAAGACCCCATGCACACCAGAAAATCCGCAGCGCGCAGGGGCGGCAGCAGACCCAGGGTGTAACAGCCGATGTCGCTGGAGTAGAAGGCGTCGTCGCCAAAAACCTGCCGCGCGGCATAGTAAACGGCACGGTGGGAGCAGCCGGCGCAGAGGTTCGGCGGGCGGCCCGGCAGCTCCATGTCCACGCTGCGCACGGGTTTGGCTGGGCAGGGCGTGTCGAGCCAGGAGGAAATGCGGCGCATGACAAGGGTGGTGGAGTATTCACCCTGACCGGTGAGGCCAGAATCCTTGCCTTCGATGCGCACGTGGATTTCCTGCTTCTGCACCAGGGCGCGGATGTCCTGCTCCAGCAGGTCAACGCCTTCCTCAAGCACCAGCACACGGTCACAGCCGCGCAGAAATTCTGTGATCATGGCAGTGGGCAGGGGCCAGGTCATGCCAAGCTCAAGCACACGCACACGGTCTCCCCAGCCGCCAGCCGAAAGGGCGTCGGCCAGATAGTTGCGGGCCACGCCGCTGGTGATGATGCCAAGGCGCGTGGGCGTATGGGGTTCATGCACCGTGTTGAAGCGGCTGGATTCCGCAAACTGGCGGGCTTTTTCAATGATGCCGTCCAGCACCTGATGGCGCTTGCGGGCCACAGCGGGAACCGGCACAAAACGGCCTGGATCGCGCTTGAATTCAACCTTCGGCTGGGTGGCGGGCAGGTCGTCAAAATCCACAGCGCCGCGCATGTGGCTGATGCGGGTGGTGGTGCGCAGCATCACGGGCTGTTGCAGCTCACGGGCAAGACGAAAGGCCTCGCGGGTCATGTCCTTGGCTTCCTGCGTGGAGGCAGGCTCAAAACAAGGCAGCAGGGCAAAGCGCGCGTAGGTGCGGTTGTCCTGTTCGTTCTGGCTCGAGTGGCAACCGGGGTCGTCAGCCGTCAGCAAGACCATACCGCCGGGCAGGCCTGTGTAAACGGAGGTGAACAGCGGGTCGGCGGCCACGTTGACGCCCACGTGCTTCATGGTCACGAGGCTCATGGCGCCGCCAAGGGCGGCACCGGCGGCCACTTCCATGGCCACCTTCTCGTTGACGGAATATTCCAGCCGGTAGCGGCCCTCGCCGCCAAGGCGGTGGAACGTGTCCGGCACTTCCGAAGACGGAGTGCCAGGGTAACAACTGACCATATGCACACCCGCTTCAAGCGCGCCGCGCACAATGGCTTCGTTTCCCAACAGCAGGTGCCGCTCGCCGCGAGCGCCCTGCAACAGCGGATGATTGCTCATGTTCCCTCCAGGCCCAGGCATGTGCGCCTGAACCGCAACTGGATGCAAGATGGCGTGGCCCATGCGGCCCCGCCTACAATGACGCAAGCCCGCGCTGTTTGCACATGCGCGGGCTTGCGAAGAGATATTTACTGGGCTTTGCCGGAAGATTTTTCCCCAGCGCCGTCTGGCGCTGTCGGGCTCGCAGTCTGGGCGACTTCTTCTTCAACAATCTTGGGGGCCAGCGTAGTTGCGCGGGCGCGGAAATATTCGCTGTTGAGGCCCTGCGCCTCGCGCGAGAGGGCAAGGTAGATGCGGGCGGCCTGTTCTGTCTGCCCGGCGGCAACTGCGGCTTCGGCCATCATCTGCTTGAGCTGGGGAGCGGTAACTTCGCCCGGCAGCGCGGCTTGCAGCTTTTGCAGCTGAGCAAGGGCATCGGCGTATTTTCCGGCCTTGAGCATGGCTCCG
Proteins encoded:
- a CDS encoding bifunctional diguanylate cyclase/phosphodiesterase; protein product: MPDSSAQDLFVETFCDLPLHPASLADSHPHPCRATSMVPPPASTSLNAVTADDEQRRQGLLDVLQNQTITSVLQPIVSLRDGAVFGYEALGRGPAGTPLENPEALIQCALENGRMLELEHLFRRSALRAARQMPTGIRLFLNVNPNIIQDSHFGMGFTKEYLTRFAISAEDIVFEITERESVVNLRGFKQIIEHYKGQNYQISIDDAGAGYSGLNLISDVQPHFIKLDMQLIRGVDKDLTRQALIKSMQEFAALTNTRIIAEGIETEEELATLISFDVPYGQGYFLRRPDPTPRAVDPVALQVIHRENKIKNRFFGARVHKFHVRHICRPGTVVPPHMPIRSVVDLFEKNSKLNGLCVVMGELPVGALTRNRLHEQLSGRFGFSLFADKAVEAVMDRSFLCVDHQCTIDLVARQAMRRDDAKLYDFVTVTREGRYQGVVTVKELLEKSIELEVANARQLNPLSELPGNALIDIELERLVRLGLPRIVLYFDIDNFKAYNDKYGFKNGDRALKRLSSIIKESASEDDFVGHIGGDDFIAVTDALTAPDVCKTIVSAFNDSVPAFYSADDVQRGYIEGKSRSNIEERFPLMSLTIVGVNASNFQSSFDLARAAATLKKQCKRISGSNYQLEA
- a CDS encoding methyl-accepting chemotaxis protein, with amino-acid sequence MKLTTKLVLSFSSIIFLMLALFGVYYVNTDRIDHAVSHMDQQYVPSLVAVQTMTSLLYSARSDLAALTPHTDKVTIAEYRDRIKRALKQFAQHAKAYQTLIETRKQAGEPVDDELWGNITAQLHAEEATREEIIRLAGEGDTDGSIALFTRSRADFIRLARYFDQLVQHDVQRSQEAAAGAQEIARQSRMAGAVLAIVGILFSIAVTAGITLAIKRQLGKDPAQLQLIAGRVAEGDYDLEHSGRQQGVYASLVLMVQALKVHIESARSESEKAREESARANAALQQAEVAERDARAKTEAMQQVAEALEEVTHVVATASGQVGETIRQAEESADSTAQRLTEAATGMEQMNATVGEVAQNAAVASDSSAETRQKAENGAKVVRHALESIETVRSTSLRLKDDMEQLGGHAHAITRIMNVISDIADQTNLLALNAAIEAARAGDAGRGFAVVADEVRKLAEKTMASTHDVDTAIKAIQQSVAHSAASVEEAVQGISLATEAAQQSGQALEGIVGTVEETANQVSAIATASEQQAVATDQINRTIGDVTSLSRQTAVAMSAASRAVAGLSAQAQNLEGLIEQMQNC
- a CDS encoding indolepyruvate oxidoreductase subunit beta, encoding MKTHEMQKRMRIFFTGVGGQGTLTATTLLARTALEAGLDVVAGEVHGMAQRGGVVESVMLLGGWRSPKLDYGEADVLLGFEPLETLRALPYLQPGGAIFSSSDALPPLSVSLGKAVYPDMPHIMEKTRQVAGQCHFVPCRELGMQAGSVQSGNTVLLSVVCSSGVLPFGVDALEAAIKKFLPAKLQESNLKALELGKAYVNK
- the iorA gene encoding indolepyruvate ferredoxin oxidoreductase subunit alpha translates to MSNHPLLQGARGERHLLLGNEAIVRGALEAGVHMVSCYPGTPSSEVPDTFHRLGGEGRYRLEYSVNEKVAMEVAAGAALGGAMSLVTMKHVGVNVAADPLFTSVYTGLPGGMVLLTADDPGCHSSQNEQDNRTYARFALLPCFEPASTQEAKDMTREAFRLARELQQPVMLRTTTRISHMRGAVDFDDLPATQPKVEFKRDPGRFVPVPAVARKRHQVLDGIIEKARQFAESSRFNTVHEPHTPTRLGIITSGVARNYLADALSAGGWGDRVRVLELGMTWPLPTAMITEFLRGCDRVLVLEEGVDLLEQDIRALVQKQEIHVRIEGKDSGLTGQGEYSTTLVMRRISSWLDTPCPAKPVRSVDMELPGRPPNLCAGCSHRAVYYAARQVFGDDAFYSSDIGCYTLGLLPPLRAADFLVCMGSSISAGSGFARASGKPVVAFIGDSTFFHSGMTGLANAVFNQHDVILVILDNGTTAMTGHQPNPGMVQDMLGSMSQHMDIEAIVRAMGITQCTKVRSFNVKAVTKALEEMKAQSGVRVLITEEPCVLYARRQLKKAQPQVAEVAQQGPEAMRCLEQLACPAFYREGDNLAVDATLCTGCMVCLQVAPTAFKARKR